CGCAGAATGTTCGTGAGGTATTGGATTGGCTCGCGCAACTTGCCGTAGTTCGGATCGGTCTTAACGCTCCCGCGCGCTTCAGGATCGAGCAGGATCGCTCTCACAACTTCCTGCATCTGCGTCGGGTTAGTGCGGTTGCTGTTGAAAACCGTCGCCACCCGCGCGACGTACGCCGGGCTGGGATTGCTCGTGACCAGATGCTGGATGAGTTGTTTGCTGACAAAGGGAGCGACGTTCGCGTGATTGTAGATGTTGTCCAGACCAATCGTCAGATCTGCGATGGCGCAATTGATATTAGCGGTACCACTCGCACTGGAGCATTGGGGCGTTATCACGCCATTGAACAGGGTCTTCGGGTTAAAGTCGTGGTTCGTTCCGCCGCGCGGCGCCATCGGATCACGGTAATTAATGACGGAACCGGTCATTCCGGCTGGTGGTGTCAGCCCACCTTGCACTTCTCGCCAACCGGTAAAGAGACGCGTGAATTCGTTTACGTGCGTCTGCGTGTAAGCAGGTATCGGAACGCCCTGCGCATCTATCTTCACCGTGCCGTCAGAATTCAACTCGTTCACACCAATCGAGAAGAGCTGAAGCACTTCGCGCGCGAAGTTTTCGTTCTGGTTCGTCCGGGTGCTCAGCTTCATGTCGAGGTAATCGCCCATGACGGGATTAAGGGTGATCTCCCCAAGGAATGTCCGATAGTTCCCGAATGCGCCGCGATCGAGTATCTGAAGATACGTGGTCATCCAGCTCGGTCGATCAAGCGGACTAACACCTGAGACGACAACCATCTGGTGAAGTGCGAACGCCACGCGCTGACGCAGTTGATCCGATCTTGAAAGACTATTGGTGAAAAAAGTTCTCTGAACGGGATACAGCGAGTAATTATCTCGTCCGCATGTTGCCGGACTTCCACTCGGACAGCCCTGACTGGAGTCGTCGGACGGAAAAGCCAAATCGGGATAGTTGGATCCCTTCGGAATGTTAGCTACTGGATCGTTGAATTGTTGGTTGAGGTAGGCGTTGATGCCCATCTGGCGGACCTGGTTGAAATCACTGCGGTCACCTTTCGCCCCCCATGATGTTTGTTCGAGGAATCTGGCGATGTCACCGTCGTCCGGAAAACTCGGACTGTCGTATTGAGCCTGATACTGCGCGAGGGTCATCGGTGTTACCGCGCCCGGCGGTGTTGCCGGCGCCGGCGTTCCTACGCCCGGAAAATCGTCCGGCGGTCCGCCGCCAACTTGTCCGATGGCGACGCGCACGCGATTGCTCGCCATTCCGTGCAGCCTTAAGCGCATCAGAACGTCGCCGACATTCGCCGGCATCGAATCATTCAGCCGCACGATCACCATGTAAACGCCGTCGAAATTCGGGACCGTGCCGACGTACTCCACATTTAGCGGATAGATTGCTCCGGCTGCATCCTGCGCGTCCGCGCTCAAGGCGTTCACGCCTTCACCTTGGAGAAACTCGAAGTCCGTGCCGAACAGGGCGATGCGCGTTCGGGTATCGCCTGCGCCGAAATAACCGTCGGACGTCAACTGAAACGGCTCGGCGCGCAACGTTACCGACTCGAGCGCGACGGCTCGGGTCGATGAACTCGAAGCGCTATACAGCACCGGACTTTTTTGTGGCGCTGCCGACGCTTTTTGAGTTGAACCGGCGACGAAAACTAGAAGACTGGCACAGATGGCGGCGAAAATTCCGCGCAACAAGTAGGCGTGGTCTTTCATAGGGGTAGGCTCTCTACTCACAATTTCGCTAAAATGCGATGAGGCTTGGGACTACTCTTGCTTGGTGGAGGGGCCACCGGGCGATTCACCCTGGTTCGAAAGACTATACACAGCGGGTCATCGCATGGTCAATACTTTTAGACGACCACATGTGCGGGTTGGTTGAGGAATTTCTGAGGCCATTCAATTTGAACGAAGATTCCCTCTCCCTTTGGGAGAGGGTTAAGGTGAGGGCCTTAGCGCGAACATTTCAACTTTACTTATCTCGCTTCGCGCGAGCTGAGCCTGACGCGATCTCAAAACAATCCGACCACTCGCTAAGCTGCGCCCCCTCTCCCAATGGAGAGGGAGTTCCACAGAGACTAGTTGAGCCGGGAAGTCGCGCGAATGAATTCGTAAAAACCGGCGGCCGCGCCGAGGACAAGACCCACAACCAGCAACCACGGGGCAGTGCCAAGCCAGCGATCCAGCAGCCAGCCGACGATTAAACCACCAACGACAGCCGCGAACAGTGAGATGGCCGCGCCATAGGCACGGCCGGACTTGATGTTCGTATCATGCTTGTCGTCGTCAGGTGTGCGTGAACGCATGAACGTTAATAGTAGGAAATATCGATCCGTTTAGTGGCGGGCTAACGCGCGCCTTTTTCTTGTTTGTCGGGCGGGCAGTAGCCCGCCTCTAAACGATCTTAATGAACATCAGATGGCAGAGCCATTGCCCCAATTGGATCTCGTGAGGTAATTCTTCGGCCCTTCGACGAGCAAAGCCCGCCGCGAATGTCGCATTGAGTCGTGAATGAAGCACACGTGCGTGCACCAACACGCCTTTCCGCCGTCAATCTCGTTGAGTTCCCCGGTTCTTTCCTGACTGGCCCACAAAGCGCCGAAGTCGTACTCGTGATCCCTGAGACTTCCAAACTTCTGGCGCAACTCGCACGCGCGCACATCTCCGTTGTAATCGATGACGGCAATCGTTTGCCCTGCCGTGCAGGCAAATGGCCACGCTGTCGATTTCGCGAAGTTCTCGTGCTGAGTTCGGTAATGGGTGGTGATGGTGCCCACGTAAGCGACGTTTTTGACGAAGCGCCGCGACGCGTCGTCGTCGGCAAACATTCGGTCGCCGTAATGCTTCGTCAATTGCGAAATGTACGCGTACATCTTCGGCAGCACGTGCGCCGGCACCTGCTTGATCTCGTCACCCACGAGCGTCTCGCCGCGCACGATATTGAAGTATTGGCCGTCGAGCCCGTAGTTACTCCACATGAATTCGCCGAGCTTCTCAATCTCAGTGTAGTTGTCGGCGCATACAACCGTGTTCACGTTGAGTCGCAGACGTTCTCCGTACTTCTCCTTCAGCGGATAAAGCGCTTCGATGCAGTCGAGAGTTTTCTGCCAGTGTCCCGGAACGCCGCGAATCCGATCATGAGTTTCGCCGTAACCGTCGAGCGCAACATTCAAATACAAGTGCATCGACGAATGCCGGCCCAGCGCATCGTCGACGATCGCGTACACTCGGTCCTTTACCAATCCGTTGGTCGGAATAATTAATCGCTGCACCCCGTTGTTACGCACAAACAAGTCGATGATTTCCGAAGCATCATGACGCAGCGTCGGCTCACCACCAGAAAGCCACAGGTCTGTAATCGGCGGCATCGTGCGCGAGACCTTTTCGATTTGCGCGAACGTCATGTCGCCCGGCTGGTTCAGCTCGTTGTGATAAAAGCACGTGCGACAAAGGGAGTTGCAACGTGAGGTGACAAACAGGATCACTGTCCCGAGACGCTTTTCACGTTTCGTCGAACGGATTAGTTGAACCAGTTGCGCTGCCTTAGTGGCCATTAACTCTTCTTCTCGGGCGGATGCGGATCGGTGAGATCAAGGACCAGTTTCCATGCGCCGCTGACTCGCTTCCACACGCGCAGGTAGTTTCCGGTTTCGGTTATGGAGTTCGTGGCTTTATCGCGCATTGCATAGAGGCCATAGCTGTACCCTATGTCGCCAGACTTTGAAACATCCGCGAACTGCGTCGTCCAGCTCCACTCAATCGCGAGCGGCGTCCAGGCCGCAACTGCAGCCTTCCGGCCGATGAATGGCTGCTTCTGATTTCGAAAGACGCGCACGTCCGACGACGCATATGCGAGGAAGGCTTCAACCGCCCCGCGTTTCACCGAAGTGTTGGAGAAGTCGAGCTCCGTATCCTGTAGCGCACTGCGCCCCTTGGCTGCGTCAAGTGTGAAGCGTCCGGAAGCGGGTTCACCATAAGTTAACAGTAACGGTTTCTTCGGCTCAGGATTTGAGACGCCGAGATCCACTACAAATTTCCATTTGCCGTCCGGCTGCTTCTTCCAAACAGTCATGAAGTTGCCGAAGCCAGAGAACTTCGCATCTTTAATGTCGTTCTTGAATTGCCACGGACCGGTTGTGTAGCCAAGATCGCCTGCCCGCGACATTCCCGCGAAGATCGGTTGCCAAACCAGTAGTGGTCGGGTCGTTGAGGCCGGCAAGGGATTCTCTTGCATCCACTTTTTGCCAAACACCGCGCGCGGTCGAAAAAGAATCCCGTCTTCGGCGATGAATTCGGTGAATGATTCGCGGATTCCCTTCTCTTCGGACATGCGCGAAAAGTCGCGCTCGGTCGTAATCATTGCCATTAAAGGCTCGACGATACGTCGGTTTTGAGCAGGGACAGATGACGCAATCAGTGCCGCCAGCAATGCAGCTCCGAGAAGCGAACGTTTTCGTTGGTGAGTCATGCGCGTCGGACCGGTTCGCGGGCCAGAATGACAGTTTCAGTTGGCGATTTCAATTCATACGTAATGGACCGCCAGGTGATACGCCGCGAAACCGCCGCTGCCAATGCATTGTAGAGAAACAGCAGCGATGCGACGGGCCACAGGAACACGTGCGCCAGGGTTGTCCCCGTGCGCCGCATGGCCTCATCGTTGATGATTAAGCCCACTGCCTTTAAACGCAGGTGCGACTTAGCGGCGCCCATAACAAAGATGAGCAGCAACAGCAGATGCGGCGTCGCGAAAGAGACACCCAGGGCGGCGCGAACGATGATGAGCGCGATGCAGCCGAAAATCGTTATCGCGAATATCAAACTCCCGATCAGCACTGACCTCCAGAGATGCGACGCGTAAGCGCGCGTAATCTTCAACTGACGCGTGGTGAATTCGATTAGCTCGCGTGGCGCCGTACGATGAAACGACGGGGTTAGACAATGCGGCACAAATTTGATCAGCAAACCGGCTTCGTGAAGAACGCGGGTGAGTGTGAAGTCATCCGAGAGAGTGCCTTTCCAGCGATCCGCGACGCGGAGAGTTTCAAACGTTGCACGCTTAATCGCCGTCGAGCCGCCCCAACAAAAGTTTTTTTCGCCTCGCTCACCCAAAGCGGACGCGATTGCCGCATTCCAGACGGATAGCAAATGGGAAGCGAACCCACCGTCACGCGCTACAAACCAGCGATAACCCGTGGTGGCGCCCACTGTGTCATCGCGCAGCGGCGCCACCAGCGCGCGCAACCAAAAGTTTTGGGTCTGCGCGTCCGTGTCCGTGAAAACGAACACCTCGCTCTGCGGGGCCGCGGCGTTCACCGCTTTGCGCAGATTGTGGACTTTCTGGCCGCTGTCGCTCGCCGGCCCGGCGACGATTGTGCTGATGACCGGGCCCGTGTGGTTTTGAAACGCTTGGCGCGCTTGTTCGATAACCGCAAAAGCCGGATCGTCCACGGAATCACTGACAAAGATTATTTCGAATTCCGGATAGTCCTGTGCGAACAGACTCAGAATGTTTTCTTTCAGCCCATCATCAACGCCCCGGCATGGCACGAACACGGTCGCGAACGGTGTGTACTCCGGCAGTTCTTTCGCAGTCTCTTTCTGCAGATAACGCACAAACCGGACGCCGCCGCGAAGTGAGAGCAGACCCAGAACAAGCGAAATTCCCGTGAAGAAATAGAAGGTATAGAGCGAAAGGACTGCAGACATGATCTAGTCTGCGGTTGGCGCCTC
This genomic stretch from Pyrinomonadaceae bacterium harbors:
- a CDS encoding DUF1800 domain-containing protein, producing the protein MKDHAYLLRGIFAAICASLLVFVAGSTQKASAAPQKSPVLYSASSSSTRAVALESVTLRAEPFQLTSDGYFGAGDTRTRIALFGTDFEFLQGEGVNALSADAQDAAGAIYPLNVEYVGTVPNFDGVYMVIVRLNDSMPANVGDVLMRLRLHGMASNRVRVAIGQVGGGPPDDFPGVGTPAPATPPGAVTPMTLAQYQAQYDSPSFPDDGDIARFLEQTSWGAKGDRSDFNQVRQMGINAYLNQQFNDPVANIPKGSNYPDLAFPSDDSSQGCPSGSPATCGRDNYSLYPVQRTFFTNSLSRSDQLRQRVAFALHQMVVVSGVSPLDRPSWMTTYLQILDRGAFGNYRTFLGEITLNPVMGDYLDMKLSTRTNQNENFAREVLQLFSIGVNELNSDGTVKIDAQGVPIPAYTQTHVNEFTRLFTGWREVQGGLTPPAGMTGSVINYRDPMAPRGGTNHDFNPKTLFNGVITPQCSSASGTANINCAIADLTIGLDNIYNHANVAPFVSKQLIQHLVTSNPSPAYVARVATVFNSNRTNPTQMQEVVRAILLDPEARGSVKTDPNYGKLREPIQYLTNILRGFNATSDGVIANRSPSSLGDMTLYLDQSLFQPPTVFSYYQPEYQVPGTGILGPAFGILSTSTTLRRANVANQLVYSGIPINATNAPIGTQLSLSSLEAQASNPGAIADALNALLLHGTMSTQFRNSIITAMNAIPTSDGNFARKRAQVAVYLVTTSSQFDVQR
- a CDS encoding nuclear transport factor 2 family protein; the encoded protein is MTHQRKRSLLGAALLAALIASSVPAQNRRIVEPLMAMITTERDFSRMSEEKGIRESFTEFIAEDGILFRPRAVFGKKWMQENPLPASTTRPLLVWQPIFAGMSRAGDLGYTTGPWQFKNDIKDAKFSGFGNFMTVWKKQPDGKWKFVVDLGVSNPEPKKPLLLTYGEPASGRFTLDAAKGRSALQDTELDFSNTSVKRGAVEAFLAYASSDVRVFRNQKQPFIGRKAAVAAWTPLAIEWSWTTQFADVSKSGDIGYSYGLYAMRDKATNSITETGNYLRVWKRVSGAWKLVLDLTDPHPPEKKS
- a CDS encoding AtpZ/AtpI family protein, yielding MRSRTPDDDKHDTNIKSGRAYGAAISLFAAVVGGLIVGWLLDRWLGTAPWLLVVGLVLGAAAGFYEFIRATSRLN
- a CDS encoding glycosyltransferase family 2 protein, yielding MSAVLSLYTFYFFTGISLVLGLLSLRGGVRFVRYLQKETAKELPEYTPFATVFVPCRGVDDGLKENILSLFAQDYPEFEIIFVSDSVDDPAFAVIEQARQAFQNHTGPVISTIVAGPASDSGQKVHNLRKAVNAAAPQSEVFVFTDTDAQTQNFWLRALVAPLRDDTVGATTGYRWFVARDGGFASHLLSVWNAAIASALGERGEKNFCWGGSTAIKRATFETLRVADRWKGTLSDDFTLTRVLHEAGLLIKFVPHCLTPSFHRTAPRELIEFTTRQLKITRAYASHLWRSVLIGSLIFAITIFGCIALIIVRAALGVSFATPHLLLLLIFVMGAAKSHLRLKAVGLIINDEAMRRTGTTLAHVFLWPVASLLFLYNALAAAVSRRITWRSITYELKSPTETVILAREPVRRA
- a CDS encoding radical SAM protein codes for the protein MATKAAQLVQLIRSTKREKRLGTVILFVTSRCNSLCRTCFYHNELNQPGDMTFAQIEKVSRTMPPITDLWLSGGEPTLRHDASEIIDLFVRNNGVQRLIIPTNGLVKDRVYAIVDDALGRHSSMHLYLNVALDGYGETHDRIRGVPGHWQKTLDCIEALYPLKEKYGERLRLNVNTVVCADNYTEIEKLGEFMWSNYGLDGQYFNIVRGETLVGDEIKQVPAHVLPKMYAYISQLTKHYGDRMFADDDASRRFVKNVAYVGTITTHYRTQHENFAKSTAWPFACTAGQTIAVIDYNGDVRACELRQKFGSLRDHEYDFGALWASQERTGELNEIDGGKACWCTHVCFIHDSMRHSRRALLVEGPKNYLTRSNWGNGSAI